Proteins encoded by one window of Agelaius phoeniceus isolate bAgePho1 chromosome 3, bAgePho1.hap1, whole genome shotgun sequence:
- the MEA1 gene encoding male-enhanced antigen 1 translates to MAVVRSMGPERVCPREPGPPEGPDGAAGWSGDEEEEEEEEEEGGGYLYQPLSQEPEQGLGDAGPGLQERLQMLRLHLPDPPVDSEEENEEEAAEGAAAQSSHSSIPMDAEHVELVKRTMASVKLPTLGIPAWANQISEEQWKDVVQRTLQARQSLGGPRPQWN, encoded by the exons ATGGCGGTGGTGCGGAGCATGGGCCCCGAGCGCGTCTGTCCCCGGGAGCCCGGGCCGCCCGAGGGCCCTGACGGCGCGGCCGGGTGGAGCGgcgatgaggaggaggaggaggaggaagaggaggagggcgGCGGGTACTTGTATCAGCCGCTGAGCCAGGAACCGGAGCAGGGCCTCGGCGACGCGGGCCCCGGCCTGCAGGAGCGGCTGCAG ATGCTGAGGCTGCACCTGCCCGACCCGCCGGTGGACAGCGAGGAGGAGAATGAGGAGGAGGCAGCGGAAGGCGCCGCggctcagagcagccacagctccatccccatGGATGCAG AGCATGTGGAGCTGGTGAAGAGAACGATGGCCAGCGTGAAGctgcccaccctgggcatccccgCCTGGGCCAACCAGATCTCGGAGGAGCAGTGGAAGGACGTGGTGCAGCGCACGCTGCAGGCCCGGCAGAGCCTCGGCGGCCCCCGGCCGCAGTGGAATTGA